In Microbacterium laevaniformans, a single window of DNA contains:
- the mmsA gene encoding multiple monosaccharide ABC transporter ATP-binding protein gives MADNSVILEMRHIVKEFPGVRALDDVTMAVRRGEIHSICGENGAGKSTLMKVLSGVYPHGTYEGEILLDGEEMQFHDIKASERSGIVIIHQELALIPELSVTENIFLGNEIVRRGVIDWDGARLRALELMARVGLETDPNTPIKSLGVGQQQLVEIARALSKNVRLLILDEPTSALNEEDSANLLELMRGLRARGIAQIMISHKLNEIAAVSDSVTVIRDGRTVETYDVEAGHVDEDRIIRAMVGRSLDHRYPDHTPQIGEVLFEVRDWVVEHPQLPGRLICKNSSFTVRRGEIVGFAGLMGAGRTELARSLFGRSYGHYRSGEMFLGGKEIHPTTVHQAIEEGLAYVPEDRKSLGLNLLDTIKSTIVSANLGAIVRRGLINSDDEFRIASDYRHSLRIKAPSVDVGVSTLSGGNQQKVVLAKWMYPDPDVLILDEPTRGIDVGAKYEIYKLIQRLADAGKAVIVISSELPELLGISDRIYTICEGRITGELPREEADQESLMRLMTTTSADAA, from the coding sequence ATGGCAGACAACTCGGTCATCCTCGAGATGCGCCACATCGTGAAGGAGTTCCCGGGCGTACGGGCGCTCGACGACGTGACGATGGCTGTGCGCAGAGGCGAGATCCATTCGATCTGCGGCGAAAACGGCGCGGGCAAGTCGACGCTGATGAAGGTGCTCTCGGGTGTCTACCCCCACGGTACCTACGAAGGCGAGATCCTCCTCGACGGCGAGGAGATGCAGTTCCACGACATCAAGGCATCCGAACGCTCCGGCATCGTCATCATCCATCAGGAACTCGCTCTCATCCCCGAGCTCTCCGTGACGGAGAACATCTTCCTCGGTAACGAGATCGTCCGTCGCGGTGTCATCGACTGGGACGGGGCTCGGCTCCGCGCGCTCGAGCTCATGGCGCGCGTCGGGCTCGAGACGGATCCGAACACCCCGATCAAGAGCCTCGGTGTGGGCCAGCAGCAGCTCGTCGAGATCGCCCGTGCGCTGTCCAAGAACGTTCGACTCCTCATCCTCGACGAGCCGACCTCAGCGCTCAACGAAGAGGACTCGGCGAACCTGCTGGAGCTGATGAGGGGCCTGCGCGCCCGCGGCATCGCGCAGATCATGATCTCGCACAAGCTCAACGAGATCGCCGCGGTCTCGGACTCGGTCACCGTGATCCGCGACGGCCGCACGGTCGAGACGTACGACGTCGAGGCGGGCCATGTCGACGAGGACCGCATCATCCGCGCGATGGTCGGGCGTTCTCTCGACCACCGCTATCCCGACCACACACCGCAGATCGGCGAGGTGCTGTTCGAGGTGCGCGACTGGGTCGTCGAACACCCTCAGCTGCCCGGTCGACTGATCTGCAAGAACTCCAGCTTCACCGTCCGCCGCGGCGAGATCGTCGGCTTCGCGGGCCTGATGGGCGCGGGACGTACGGAGCTCGCTCGCTCGCTGTTCGGTCGCTCGTACGGTCACTACCGCTCGGGCGAGATGTTCCTCGGCGGCAAGGAAATCCACCCCACCACGGTGCACCAGGCGATCGAGGAGGGTCTGGCGTACGTCCCCGAAGACCGGAAGAGCCTCGGGCTGAACCTGCTCGACACGATCAAATCGACGATCGTGTCGGCCAACCTCGGCGCCATCGTGCGTCGTGGCCTCATCAACTCCGACGATGAGTTCCGCATCGCCAGCGACTACCGCCACTCGCTGCGGATCAAGGCGCCTTCGGTGGACGTCGGCGTCTCGACGCTGTCAGGCGGAAACCAGCAGAAGGTCGTGCTCGCCAAGTGGATGTACCCCGACCCCGACGTGCTGATCCTCGACGAGCCGACGCGAGGCATCGACGTCGGCGCGAAGTACGAGATCTACAAGCTCATCCAGCGGCTGGCCGACGCGGGCAAGGCCGTGATCGTCATCTCTTCCGAGCTGCCGGAGCTGCTCGGCATCAGTGACCGGATCTACACGATCTGCGAGGGCCGGATCACCGGCGAGCTCCCCCGCGAGGAAGCCGACCAGGAGTCCCTCATGCGCCTCATGACCACCACGTCGGCCGATGCCGCGTAA
- a CDS encoding HAD family hydrolase, producing MTMPTAVMWDMDGTLTDTEPLWLEAELRLAQRYRAQWTHEDALAVVGTPLINTARRLHERGVALPPERIVRVMAQEVASRIDHAAAGGVAPWHRGAIELATEVAAAGIPQALVTSSPIEVASAVARAAGVFAVVVSGDDVSQPKPDPAPYRQAAADLGVHPRDTVVLEDSPSGIAAGRAVGACVIAVETALPVRPQPGLRIVDSLTQLRLADLSLGS from the coding sequence ATGACGATGCCGACCGCCGTGATGTGGGACATGGACGGGACCCTTACCGACACAGAGCCGTTGTGGCTGGAAGCCGAGCTGCGGCTCGCTCAGCGATACCGCGCTCAGTGGACCCATGAGGATGCGCTCGCTGTCGTCGGCACGCCGTTGATCAACACGGCACGCCGTCTGCATGAGCGCGGCGTTGCCCTGCCCCCGGAACGAATCGTGCGTGTCATGGCGCAGGAGGTGGCCAGTCGAATCGACCACGCAGCGGCAGGCGGAGTCGCGCCATGGCATCGCGGGGCGATCGAGCTGGCGACGGAGGTCGCGGCGGCGGGCATTCCGCAGGCGCTTGTGACGTCGTCGCCGATCGAGGTCGCCTCGGCCGTCGCCCGGGCGGCGGGCGTGTTCGCCGTCGTCGTCTCGGGGGACGACGTCTCGCAGCCCAAGCCCGATCCGGCGCCCTACCGACAGGCGGCCGCGGACCTGGGCGTACACCCCCGCGATACGGTCGTGCTCGAGGACTCTCCTTCGGGGATCGCTGCCGGGCGGGCAGTGGGCGCGTGCGTCATCGCCGTGGAGACGGCTCTGCCCGTGAGACCCCAGCCCGGGCTGCGAATCGTTGACTCCCTGACCCAGCTGCGGCTGGCCGATCTGTCACTCGGGTCGTGA
- a CDS encoding sugar ABC transporter permease yields the protein MKSLKQVLGGDLRQYTMVFALIALLLAFNVWSGGRMLTSSNFQNLLSGNAYVLILAIGMVMVIVIGQIDLSVGSVAGVVGMSAALSARDLGFTWWMAMLAGLLIGAVIGAWQGFWLAKLGIPGFITTLAGMMIFRGAVIWMSDSISVPVPDEFRYFGAGYLPEWGPAFTGMNNSTLLLGIIAILFFGWSELRRRRALARSGAEAPPVWVSVTRFGLIAVVLGYLTWIFGSGRPGTSFPVPGLILVVLIIVYHTITQRTVFGRHIYAVGGNKAAAALSGVNTQRTYFLVMMNMSILAALAGLLFVGRSTSAGPSDGTMWELDAIAAVFIGGAAVSGGIGTVIGSMVGGLVMAVLNSGLMLMGVGADKTQIIKGLVLLAAVAFDVYNKQQGRPSITGRLFASKQPGSVGGTSAPETPVAVSAGLRDDPSAPKETEDASRRS from the coding sequence ATGAAGTCACTCAAGCAGGTGCTGGGCGGCGACCTCCGCCAGTACACGATGGTCTTCGCATTGATCGCGCTGCTACTCGCGTTCAATGTCTGGTCGGGAGGACGGATGCTCACCTCCTCCAACTTCCAGAACCTGCTCTCCGGAAACGCCTACGTGCTCATCCTCGCGATCGGCATGGTGATGGTGATCGTCATCGGCCAGATCGACCTCTCCGTCGGCTCCGTGGCCGGCGTCGTCGGGATGAGCGCAGCACTGTCGGCGCGAGATCTCGGCTTCACCTGGTGGATGGCGATGCTGGCCGGACTTCTCATCGGCGCGGTGATCGGCGCCTGGCAGGGCTTCTGGCTCGCCAAGCTCGGCATTCCCGGATTCATCACGACCCTCGCGGGAATGATGATCTTCCGCGGCGCCGTGATCTGGATGAGCGACTCCATCAGCGTGCCCGTGCCCGACGAGTTCCGGTACTTCGGTGCCGGCTACCTGCCCGAGTGGGGGCCGGCCTTCACCGGCATGAACAACTCGACCCTCCTGCTCGGAATCATCGCCATCCTGTTCTTCGGCTGGTCCGAGCTGCGCCGCCGCCGCGCCCTGGCCCGCTCCGGCGCCGAAGCGCCGCCCGTGTGGGTGAGCGTGACGCGCTTCGGCCTGATCGCGGTCGTCCTCGGCTACCTCACGTGGATCTTCGGGTCGGGCCGACCCGGCACGTCCTTCCCGGTTCCCGGCCTGATCCTCGTCGTGCTGATCATCGTCTACCACACCATCACCCAGCGCACGGTGTTCGGCCGCCACATCTACGCCGTGGGGGGCAACAAAGCCGCCGCCGCACTGTCCGGGGTAAACACGCAGCGCACCTACTTCCTCGTGATGATGAACATGTCGATCCTGGCTGCCCTCGCTGGCCTGCTGTTCGTCGGTCGTTCCACCTCGGCGGGCCCATCCGACGGCACCATGTGGGAGCTCGACGCCATCGCGGCCGTCTTCATCGGCGGCGCGGCCGTCTCCGGTGGCATCGGAACCGTCATCGGCTCGATGGTCGGAGGCCTCGTCATGGCGGTGCTCAACTCGGGACTCATGCTCATGGGGGTCGGCGCCGACAAGACCCAGATCATCAAGGGACTCGTCCTGCTGGCGGCGGTCGCCTTCGACGTCTACAACAAGCAGCAGGGCCGGCCGTCCATCACCGGACGCCTCTTCGCCAGC
- a CDS encoding ATP-binding cassette domain-containing protein has translation MARDDAPVLELTGVTKRFRAVEALVDADLVVHRREVVALVGDNAAGKSTLARIVSGVYVPDEGTIRLDGVVTELASPSSAFRHGVAAVFQELALAENLDVVANIFLGHEVIRGGLMDNDRMDHLARIYLDQLGGGIPLLHAPVSELSAGQRQCVAIARTLVGSPRLVVLDEPTASLSIAQTAQVLSYIEHLRELGVGVILISHSISDVRAVADRIEVLRHGRNNGAFDARTTRYEDVIAAITGASQWRPAQGGSRA, from the coding sequence ATGGCTCGTGATGATGCGCCCGTGCTTGAGCTCACGGGGGTCACGAAGCGGTTCCGTGCGGTGGAGGCGCTCGTGGACGCCGATCTCGTGGTGCACCGTCGCGAGGTGGTGGCACTGGTGGGGGACAATGCCGCAGGAAAGTCGACGCTGGCGAGAATCGTGTCGGGCGTGTACGTGCCCGACGAGGGCACGATCCGCCTGGACGGCGTCGTCACCGAGCTGGCGAGCCCGTCCAGTGCGTTCCGGCATGGCGTCGCCGCCGTGTTCCAAGAGCTTGCGCTGGCCGAGAACCTCGACGTCGTGGCGAACATCTTCCTCGGGCATGAAGTGATTCGTGGCGGTCTGATGGACAACGACAGGATGGATCATCTCGCGCGCATCTACCTCGACCAGCTCGGTGGCGGCATCCCGCTGTTGCACGCCCCGGTCTCCGAGCTGTCCGCGGGGCAACGCCAGTGCGTGGCGATCGCACGCACGCTCGTCGGCTCGCCGCGACTGGTCGTTCTGGATGAACCCACGGCGTCGCTGTCGATCGCGCAGACGGCACAGGTGCTGAGCTACATTGAGCACCTGCGCGAACTGGGAGTCGGCGTGATCCTGATCAGCCACAGCATCAGCGATGTGCGCGCTGTCGCCGACCGTATCGAAGTGCTCCGACACGGCCGCAACAACGGCGCGTTCGACGCGCGAACCACCCGGTACGAGGATGTGATCGCCGCCATCACCGGCGCGAGCCAGTGGCGCCCTGCCCAGGGGGGGTCCCGCGCATGA
- a CDS encoding ROK family transcriptional regulator, whose translation MRTSTPRFGSQSALREANSQRIVEAIRRHGALTQVEIAATTGLSQATVSTIVKLLLSQGVVDTRTTVRTGRRAQLVTLAQRTGLAVGIHIGQRSLRVLVGDSGHDALSERVLPLPPDHRVDTTLDRAALLVVDLVEALGAELSEVVGAGVALPAAVDPRAGVIRARWVLDGWDDVDVRDVLARRLGVPVVVEKDATAGVIGESRFGAGRGYSDVAFVRASYLVGAGLVVNGQAHRGRRGIVAEIGHVEVDPSGAICPCGSRGCLNTVVGAKALTGLLRMSRGGITLRDLIRLAVEGDPGCRQVIADAGAAIGAVVAGLALALDPQRVVVGGELAETGELLLAPLRDAVTRRVPLTGDDGVDVVRGELGLQAEVRGLVALAFDHARSTGLVLGGKE comes from the coding sequence GTGAGGACGTCGACGCCCCGGTTCGGGTCGCAGTCGGCGTTGCGTGAGGCCAACAGCCAGCGCATCGTCGAAGCGATCCGGCGCCACGGTGCCCTCACTCAGGTGGAGATCGCCGCGACGACCGGGCTGTCGCAGGCGACGGTGTCCACGATCGTCAAACTCCTGCTCAGTCAAGGGGTGGTGGACACCCGCACCACCGTCCGAACCGGTCGGCGCGCGCAGCTCGTCACTCTCGCGCAACGTACCGGACTCGCCGTCGGCATCCACATCGGCCAGCGGTCGCTGCGCGTGCTCGTCGGTGACAGCGGTCATGACGCCCTGTCCGAACGAGTGCTGCCACTTCCCCCCGACCATCGCGTGGACACGACTCTCGACCGCGCGGCCCTGCTGGTCGTCGACCTCGTGGAGGCGCTCGGGGCAGAGCTGTCAGAGGTCGTCGGCGCGGGCGTGGCACTTCCGGCCGCGGTCGACCCCCGCGCCGGAGTCATCAGGGCGCGCTGGGTGTTGGACGGATGGGATGACGTCGACGTACGTGATGTCCTCGCGCGCCGGCTCGGAGTCCCGGTCGTCGTCGAGAAGGATGCCACGGCCGGCGTGATCGGGGAGAGTCGCTTCGGTGCGGGTCGCGGCTACTCCGACGTCGCGTTCGTTCGCGCCTCGTACCTGGTGGGCGCCGGACTCGTGGTGAACGGACAGGCGCACCGCGGTCGGCGGGGCATCGTCGCAGAGATCGGACACGTGGAGGTCGACCCCTCGGGCGCAATCTGCCCGTGCGGGAGTCGCGGGTGCCTGAACACGGTGGTTGGAGCCAAGGCGCTGACCGGTCTGCTGCGCATGTCTCGCGGCGGGATCACCCTGCGCGACCTCATAAGGCTGGCCGTCGAAGGCGATCCCGGGTGCCGCCAAGTGATCGCGGACGCGGGAGCCGCCATCGGTGCGGTCGTCGCCGGTCTCGCGCTCGCACTCGATCCGCAACGTGTCGTCGTGGGCGGTGAACTGGCCGAGACCGGGGAACTCCTGCTCGCGCCGCTGCGCGACGCGGTCACTCGTCGCGTGCCGCTGACCGGGGATGACGGCGTCGACGTGGTGCGCGGGGAGCTCGGCCTGCAGGCAGAAGTACGGGGCCTGGTCGCGCTCGCGTTCGACCACGCGCGATCGACGGGTCTTGTTCTCGGGGGGAAGGAGTAG